Below is a genomic region from Anoxybacillus flavithermus.
ATTATGCGAACCGGATATTGTCACAGGAGTAGAGCGTTGTGTTCGTGACGGGGCAACAACGATTTTAGCCATTCCGCTTTTACTATTGGCAGCGAATCATGCCAAACACGACATCCCGTATGAGTTAGAAAAAGCAAAAAAAATGTTTCCTTCTGTGACGATCACATACGGAAAACCATTCGGTGTACAACACGACATTATTTCTGCTCTCTCTACGACGATCGAACACGCCGATGCTATTGTGCTCGTCGGCCGCGGGAGTAGCGATACGGAAGCACAAGCGGATTTTCAGCAAATCGCTCATTTATTGCAAAACGAAACAAACATACCCGTATATCCATGTTATTTAGCAGCTACTTCGCCTTCTTTTTCTGACGTTGTCACTTCGCTTTCCAAAACAGCAAATCATAAACGAGTGGCCG
It encodes:
- a CDS encoding sirohydrochlorin ferrochelatase; translated protein: MKAVLYICHGSRSKEGQKEAIAFVERLSSSVSIPIQHICFLELCEPDIVTGVERCVRDGATTILAIPLLLLAANHAKHDIPYELEKAKKMFPSVTITYGKPFGVQHDIISALSTTIEHADAIVLVGRGSSDTEAQADFQQIAHLLQNETNIPVYPCYLAATSPSFSDVVTSLSKTANHKRVAVVPYILFFGQLLDYIHKTLQAQQASDVSFTLYPPVRTYGVLDHLVEQQVKEWG